GCTTAGAACGCGGCCCTCAACGCAAGCCGGGGTATCGCATCGTGACCAGTTCGAAAGACGTCGTCCTCAACGCCTGGAAGACTTTTTCATCGCGCGACAAGGATCGCATCGCCGCGCTCTTCACCGACGACGCCGAATGGATCGCCCCGAAGGGCAACGCCACCGCGGTTGCGCTCGACCATACCGACCACATGGTCGGCGCGGAGCAGATCGCGCGCTTCATCGCGCAGGAGATGCACAGGATGTTCTCGGAGATCGATATCGCCTTTCGCGGCGTCTATGCCGACAGCGATATCGTGATCGTGGAGGAGCGGATGCGCGCGACGCTCTCCAGTGGCAGGCATTACGAGAACGACTATTGCTTCGTGTTCACGGTGGCTGGCGACAAGATCCGCGAGGTCCGGGAATACATGGATACGCGCAAGGGATGGCGGATGGTGTTCGGCGAGGAGGGGTGATGGCATTCGCGATGCGTGCCAGCCCTGCACCGGCGTGGGTTGAGCCTCACCACGCACTGACATAAGGCTTCCCCATGGATCAGCGGACGAGCGGCGCTGACGCTCTCACTCACAAGACTGATGCGACGCCGGCGCTGCTCGGCGTCGTCTGCGGCCTGTCGGCGGCGCTGTTCTGGGCGCTCGGCTTTGCCGGCACGCGGCATGGGCTGAAGGTCGGCTTCACGCCGGTCGATCTCCTCGTGCATCGCTATGTCTGGTCGGGCATCGCGTTCCTGCCGCTGGTGTTGCGCGCGGGCATCTCCGATCTCTGCGGCATCGGCTGGGGCAGGGGCCTCGTGCTGATGGTGCTCGGCGGCCCCGTGATGGCGCTGATCTCCTATGCCGGTTTCATGTTCGTGCCGCTCGGCCATGGCAGCGTGATCCAGCCCTCTTGCGCCACGCTCGGCGGACTGCTGCTGGCGGCTGTGTTCCTGAAAGAGAAGATCTCAGCCTCGCGTCTTATCGGCGCCTTGGTCATCGTCGGCGGGCTCGGCGTGATCGGTGCCGAATCGATCGGCCATATCGGGGCCGACGGGGTGCAGGGCGACCTGATCTTCGTGCTGACCGGATTGATGTTCGCCGGCTTCGGCGCGCTGCTGCGGCATTGGCGCGTCTCCGCGGTCTCGGCCGCGCTGGTCATCAACGTGCTGTCGCTGCTGCTATTGCCGGTCTACCTCGCCACCGGCGGCCTCGCTCGACTGGCAGCAATTGGCATCAGCGAGAACGCCATCCAGGCGCTGGCGCAGGGCGTGCTCGCAGGTCCCGGTGCGCTTTATCTCTACGCCGTCTCGGTCCAGCGCCTCGGCGTTGCCCGCGCCGCCGTGTTCCCGGCGATCGTGCCGGCTCTGACGCTGCTGGTCGGCTGGCTGCTGCTCGGCGAGGCCCCGACCACGCTGCAGCTGGCGGGACTTGGCACGGTGCTGTGCGGATTTTACCTGGCGCAGCGGCAGCGCTGATTCCCGTCGAGCGATCAACCTCCCGTCATCGTGAGGCGGCAATTGCCTGCTAGTGCTTGTGCCCCGCCGTCGCCGGCATAGCTATGGGAGACGCGGATTTCCGCGCCGCCCCCTTTCAGGTAAAATCATTGCATGAGCGAGATCGAAACGCTGTTCGGTGTGCTGCGCCAGTCGGTCGACGAGGACGTCGTCGACCTCATCGAGCGCATGGTGCGGGAGGCGCCGGACCATGCGCTCTCCAAGATCAACCCGCTGCATCTGGCCGGCGAGGCCAGCCTCGATGAGGAAGAGGTGATCGGCGCCCTCTTGCGCGCGGTCGGGCTCGGCATCCTCGAGATGACCTGGAGCGTGATGTGCCCGAGCTGCGCCGGCGTGCTCTCCGCCAACAAGAGTCTGAAGACCGTCAACAGCGCGCAGTATCATTGCGCGTTCTGCGCGGCGGGCTATGAGACGACGCTGGACAATCTGGTCGAGGTGACCTTCACGGTCAGCCCGCGCGTGCGCAAGATCGCCGCCCACAATGCCGACGAGCTGTCGCTCGCCGAATATTATCGCCAGGTGTTCTGGAGCTCGGCGATCGACCTCCCCACCGATGTGGATGCGCTCATGCGCGAGCTCACGCTCGAGGCCGTCGACCTGCCGCCGGGCGAGCGGGCGATCCTGTCGCTTCAGATTCGAGCGGGCATGCTGATCCTGTTCGATCCCGTGACGCACACGGCGCAGTTCATCGAGGTCAAGGGCGAGGAGACCAGCGAGCGCCAGAACCTGGCGCTGATCTTCAACAAGGCCGACGTGCCGGTCGATGCGGTCACGCTTCGGCCAGGCGCGCTCAGGCTCACGCTGGAGAACCGCACCGATACGCGCGTGCTGCCGGCGGTGTGGGTCGCGGACGGGCGGCTCGATGCCGTCCTGACGCGGCGGAGGCCCAGCCTCACCGCAAAGCGGCTGCTCACCAACCAGACCTTCCGCGATC
The genomic region above belongs to Bradyrhizobium arachidis and contains:
- a CDS encoding adenylate/guanylate cyclase domain-containing protein, whose protein sequence is MSEIETLFGVLRQSVDEDVVDLIERMVREAPDHALSKINPLHLAGEASLDEEEVIGALLRAVGLGILEMTWSVMCPSCAGVLSANKSLKTVNSAQYHCAFCAAGYETTLDNLVEVTFTVSPRVRKIAAHNADELSLAEYYRQVFWSSAIDLPTDVDALMRELTLEAVDLPPGERAILSLQIRAGMLILFDPVTHTAQFIEVKGEETSERQNLALIFNKADVPVDAVTLRPGALRLTLENRTDTRVLPAVWVADGRLDAVLTRRRPSLTAKRLLTNQTFRDLYRTETLAIGQRLKILSLTFLFSDLKDSTGLYEHVGDLVAFDLVNEHFRLLQEIIAAERGAVVKTIGDAVMATFETPDRAIAAAIRMREAMSELGAQRQQQGLLLKMGIHEGSCLAVTLNGQQDYFGQTVNIASRVQGLAASRSIVVTEQVVENAETRNLLEAGGLVPTRRSVALSGIAERVSVYEIP
- a CDS encoding nuclear transport factor 2 family protein, yielding MTSSKDVVLNAWKTFSSRDKDRIAALFTDDAEWIAPKGNATAVALDHTDHMVGAEQIARFIAQEMHRMFSEIDIAFRGVYADSDIVIVEERMRATLSSGRHYENDYCFVFTVAGDKIREVREYMDTRKGWRMVFGEEG
- a CDS encoding DMT family transporter, which encodes MDQRTSGADALTHKTDATPALLGVVCGLSAALFWALGFAGTRHGLKVGFTPVDLLVHRYVWSGIAFLPLVLRAGISDLCGIGWGRGLVLMVLGGPVMALISYAGFMFVPLGHGSVIQPSCATLGGLLLAAVFLKEKISASRLIGALVIVGGLGVIGAESIGHIGADGVQGDLIFVLTGLMFAGFGALLRHWRVSAVSAALVINVLSLLLLPVYLATGGLARLAAIGISENAIQALAQGVLAGPGALYLYAVSVQRLGVARAAVFPAIVPALTLLVGWLLLGEAPTTLQLAGLGTVLCGFYLAQRQR